The nucleotide window ATTGGCgttgggaagcttaacaagttggaGGAACTATATTTGGATTCAAATCGATTATCAGGGAAAATTCCACCTTCATTGGGCAACATCACCAGATTGTACCGACTCTATTTAGATGAAAACAAACTATCGGGGAGCATACCTTCAAATCTTGGTAATTGCATTAACCTGAACCTCATATACCTCAGCTATAATAACTTCAGCGGTACCTTACCCAATCAACTTTTCAACATTCCTTCTTTGATTGAACTCCAAGCTGGAAACAACTTTTTCACTAATCTGCCACATGAAGCCAGTTACTTGCAAGCTCTTGGAACATTCaatgtttctaataacaaattGTCAGGCGAAATTCCAAGCTGGCTAGGCAATTGTCTCAGCCTAGAGTATCTCGTGTTGGATGGGAACTTCTTTCAAGGATCAATTCCATCAACATTTAGTACTCTAAAAGGCCTTCGATCCCTGGATCTTTCACGCAACAACTTATCTGGGAAGATTCCAAGATATCTGGAGAAGTTTGCTCTAGAGTATCTAAATCTATCCTTCAATAATTTCGAAGGTGAATTACCAAAACAAGGGGTCTTTGGAAATGCCAGTCGAGTTTCAGTGCTCGGTAATAATAAGCTTTGTGGTGGTATTCATGAATTACAATTGCCACCATGCTCTAGCCAAGCTTCCAAGAAACAGGGGATCTCTCTTGCTTCGAAAGTCAAATTCTCAATAATTGGTGCTGCCCTGGGTCTTATTTCATTATCATGTTTCTTTACCATTCTTTATCTGGTAAGAAAGTCAAGAAGGAAACCTTTTGCTGTGCCCTCTATGGAGGATCCTTTTATCAACGTGTCTTATGCGGAACTCTTTAAAGCAACAGATGAGTTCTCTCCTGCCTATTTGATCGGAACTGGAAGTTTTGGTGCAGTATATAAAGGCATTCTAGATCGTGTTGGGATTATGGCAGCGGTGAAAGTCGTCAACCTTCAACGACAAGGGGCTCTGCGGAGCTTCATGGCCGAATGCGATGCCTTGagaaacattaggcatcggaatcttgtcaagatcttaacttgttgctctagcattgattttaagggcaatgattttaaagctcTAGTTTACGAGTACATGTCCAATGGAAGTCTAGAGAAGTGGTTGCACAGGGAGGGCCATGACCAGCCGAGAAGGAACTTGAAGTTTACTCAAAGGCTAAATATTGCTATAGATGTGGCTTCTGCACTGGATTATCTACATAATCATTGCCAAACATCAATCATTCATCAAGATTTAAAGCCAAGCAacattcttcttgatgatgacatgattgctcATGTGAGTGATTTTGGGCTAGCCAGGTTCTTATCTGAGGTTTCTCAAAGCAGCTCAGTTGGTATGAAGGGATCTATTGGGTACATTGCTCCATGTAACAATTTCATCTGTTTTCTATCATCATTGTCATCTTTGTTGTTATTGCTGTTGTTCTTATCCTAATCACCATcatcaatatttttatttttttcaagaaaCGGGGGAGCACAATGGCACACCACCTATAACTTTGTTGATCATAAAAGAGATTTACATATACTTCGGGTGAGTACCACAAAAAGGGTCATGCCTCGCCTATCATATACCCCAACAAAGAAAGATCTACAAAAATTCATCAAATgttgtaaaaaaataaacttGCAATGGCTAAAAAAACACAGCCCCAAAACAATACTAGCAGATAGCTTCCTTCTAAGCAGAACAGAGTGTCTGAAACCTGAGAGCACACCCACCACAATTCAAACAGCAGAGCCTCTACAGAGTAATGGCTCCCAATAAACATAAACCAACCCTGAACCACCACACCAAACTCAGAATAGCCGAGCTTCATAACAGAGCAAGAAAACAGATCATAGAGCTTTCTTGCTTGACagaaatggcccaaaaatcaaactggtttgtgattcaggtggaccataccacttggAACAGTTGGGTAGAGCAATGCAGGCTCTTGGTTTTTTACATGACCCattttatgtttatgtgaaataCACTTCAACCATTTGATGTGGCATCCTGAGTTAGGTTCAAGCGGACAACAACGACATAATAAGTGACTGGGAGAGATATATtcacccttgaatttttataaggCCTTCCGTGATGATAacatgaaatccacttcaactatATGACAGCACACTAAAATCTAGGCCGGAGGCCCaaaataagcaatccatgattcaGTTGGACCACATAAAGGGAAATAGTTTAGAGCTGAACATTGCCCTTAGTACAcagtttccaatcatgtggtccacccgaatcatagattgggttcatttttggGCCCTGAGCCTAACATGGTATAACACACCTGCTGGGGTGGTTGGGTGTGGGCTACAACAATGGTACAAA belongs to Magnolia sinica isolate HGM2019 chromosome 8, MsV1, whole genome shotgun sequence and includes:
- the LOC131254212 gene encoding probable LRR receptor-like serine/threonine-protein kinase At3g47570 encodes the protein MELPRMSLWAIWSFPLLYLPCFFGSAPHFSNETDLLALLKFKHLITDDPLHSLSSWNHTLHFCHWQGVTCGGPRHPQRVMALNLTAQKLVGPISPYIANLTFLRIIDLRRNSFHGTIPEEIGWLFRLRYLLLSNNTFTGEIPANLSHCFKLQFLDLRGNQLAGRIPTELGSLSKLTNLNLRRNSLAGSIPPSLGNLSSLWYLRLRENSLEGSIPDYLRQLVSLKYLSIGVNKLSGTIPPRLYNLSSIVIFDVVFNRLHGNLPPNIGLTLPNLQELYAGENQFTGPIPVSLSNASGLAIISLANSSFSRSVPMNFGSLKGLTRLNLWGNELGIGKARDLSFLDSLTNCSSLESLAVSRNRLSGALPNSIANLSTQLTWLSLASNMIFGSIPSGIQNLIGLTVLNMGYNYLTGTIPIGVGKLNKLEELYLDSNRLSGKIPPSLGNITRLYRLYLDENKLSGSIPSNLGNCINLNLIYLSYNNFSGTLPNQLFNIPSLIELQAGNNFFTNLPHEASYLQALGTFNVSNNKLSGEIPSWLGNCLSLEYLVLDGNFFQGSIPSTFSTLKGLRSLDLSRNNLSGKIPRYLEKFALEYLNLSFNNFEGELPKQGVFGNASRVSVLGNNKLCGGIHELQLPPCSSQASKKQGISLASKVKFSIIGAALGLISLSCFFTILYLVRKSRRKPFAVPSMEDPFINVSYAELFKATDEFSPAYLIGTGSFGAVYKGILDRVGIMAAVKVVNLQRQGALRSFMAECDALRNIRHRNLVKILTCCSSIDFKGNDFKALVYEYMSNGSLEKWLHREGHDQPRRNLKFTQRLNIAIDVASALDYLHNHCQTSIIHQDLKPSNILLDDDMIAHVSDFGLARFLSEVSQSSSVGMKGSIGYIAP